Proteins encoded in a region of the Polyodon spathula isolate WHYD16114869_AA chromosome 9, ASM1765450v1, whole genome shotgun sequence genome:
- the LOC121321199 gene encoding olfactory receptor 6N1-like, translating to MFQLLDSNRSNFTVREFVIAGGERSLEEFYTELSVSLLLVYLITLIGNLVIIVLVLVDHRLHTPMYYFLWNLSFVDIMITTTVIPKMLAVCLMKDNVISFEGCFLQMYFFLSFECTECFLLTVMAYDRYIAICKPLHYSTIITDRTCVILVAIAWILGLLGPIISVILAAQLPFCGPNKLIYWFCDYPPVVQLACTDTTFLIDLALAVAMIVIYIPFLIVVWSYIRIIICIFRIRSGDGRRKAFSTCSSHLILVLTYFISNGFVYIVVKIENISSDTRTLLAVCYSFATPMANPIIYSLRNKEIRDSFVRHTAVNRVFS from the coding sequence ATGTTCCAGTTGCTGGATTCTAACAGGAGCAATTTTACAGTCAGAGAGTTTGTCATTGCTGGTGGAGAACGGAGTCTTGAAGAGTTCTATACAGAACTTTCTGTCTCCCTTCTGTTGGTCTACCTTATAACTTTGATAGGGAACCTTGTGATTATAGTTTTGGTACTGGTAGACCACAGACTTCACACCccaatgtattattttctttggaATTTGTCTTTTGTTGACATAATGATTACAACGACTGTTATCCCCAAAATGTTAGCAGTGTGTTTGATGAAAGACAATGTGATTTCATTTGAGGgttgctttttacaaatgtatttctttctatCTTTTGAATGTACTGAATGCTTTCTTCTGACTGTAATGGCCTATGACCGGTATATTGCTATATGTAAGCCTCTGCATTATAGTACTATTATTACAGACAGAACGTGTGTCATACTTGTAGCCATAGCCTGGATTTTAGGGTTGTTAGGGCCCATCATATCAGTGATTTTAGCTGCTCAGTTGCCATTTTGTGGACCAAACAAACTAATCTATTGGTTTTGTGATTACCCACCTGTTGTTCAACTGGCCTGTACAGACACAACATTTTTAATCGATCTGGCCCTTGCAGTTGCAATGATTGTAATTTATATTCCATTTTTGATAGTTGTTTGGTCTTACATTAGAATAATCATTTGCATTTTCAGAATACGATCTGGTGACGGTCGCCGTAAGGCTTTTTCAACTTGTTCTTCACATCTGATTCTTGTTCTTACATATTTCATTTCCAATGGATTTGTTTACATCGTTGTAAAGATTGAAAATATATCCTCTGATACGCGTACCTTACTCGCTGTATGCTACTCCTTTGCAACCCCAATGGCAAACCCCATCATTTATAgtttaagaaataaagaaataagggATTCTTTTGTAagacacactgcagtaaataGAGTATTTTCTTGA